In the Arachis ipaensis cultivar K30076 chromosome B10, Araip1.1, whole genome shotgun sequence genome, one interval contains:
- the LOC110267815 gene encoding uncharacterized protein LOC110267815, with translation MSTHNATRDGNRPNSLETLVRNGVPMKNHDSWWILYGFGAIIGIAFFPASSNLKHLMGGSKQVLWKIIVFVIVCVPVVVLPFVLHRWKSRRVNDSPNRRRVNDSPYRSQIKACGVFGALLLIYVYTFFSSQGEEREQEHHNKTPKSKLAYGSVSLFGFALMALALSIQTNYEFVKELMDFFVELLVVELTKIKWYYGFLGALFSFLLLIFQSCKEPSERGIPISAADFQQTPSRISNSTLSRRYTRTDSSSLNPEEDHAGGGIDSNTASLSGDTTRDSSPLSLPEDHAGRDVHHDPIDSNTTPLFPDTRTDSSLLSPTQDRIIGALNEKDQELAGKLRSGLSTYINGYTEEIPKPIMEDTNFIKDTIKQAVEALRTIVTGITANDEGVEEWLETKYKSSRIQFLLMCKSKLEPDKEATVSVIKKWIKHCNIAFKILIPNERVMCEEIFGESSPISERCFMHFCCHVKQDILSFVQDDMPTLMNSPEITLVFTTVRDLIVPEFHYFRDDDFPPQIDKSTSCEVHPITMKVMHRLGV, from the exons ATGTCAACTCATAACGCCACCCGCGACGGCAATAGACCCAATTCATTGGAAACATTGGTTCGCAATGGGGTGCCGATGAAGAACCACGATAGCTGGTGGATATTGTATGGTTTTGGAGCTATTATTGGAATCGCATTTTTTCCTGCAAGTTCCAACTTGAAGCATCTAATGGGAGGCTCAAAACAAGTACTGTGGAAAATCATTGTGTTCGTTATTGTCTGTGTTCCTGTGGTTGTTTTGCCATTTGTCCTTCATCGTTGGAAATCGCGAAGAGTGAACGATTCACCCAACCGGCGAAGAGTGAATGATTCACCCTATCGTAGTCAAATCAAAGCATGTGGTGTATTCGGGGCCCTGTTGCTGATCTATGTCTACACCTTCTTTTCTAGTCAAGGAGAAGAACGAGAACAAGAACACCACAATAAGACACCAAAAAGTAAGTTAGCATATGGTAGCGTATCGCTTTTTGGATTTGCTCTGATGGCGTTGGCTCTGTCAATTCAGACTAACTACGAATTTGTTAAAGAACTTATGGACTTCTTTGTGGAACTTCTTGTGGTGGAGCTCACCAAAATAAAATGGTATTATGGTTTCTTAGGAGCTCTGTTCAGTTTCTTGCTCCTCATTTTCCAATCGTGTAAAGAACCATCTGAAAGGGGCATCCCAATTAGTGCAGCGGATTTCCAACAGACTCCAAGCCGCATCAGCAACTCCACCCTTAGCCGCCGGTATACTAGAACAGATTCCTCGTCTCTAAACCCAGAGGAAGATCATGCCGGCGGAGGAATTGACAGCAACACTGCCTCCCTCTCGGGAGATACTACAAGGGATTCCTCGCCTCTAAGCCTACCAGAAGATCACGCCGGCAGAGATGTACATCACGATCCAATTGACAGCAACACTACCCCCCTCTTCCCAGATACTAGAACGGATTCCTCGCTTCTAAGCCCGACTCAAGATCGCATCATTGGTGCTCTTAATGAGAAGGATCAAGAACTTGCTGGGAAATTACGGAGTGGTTTGAGTACGTACATCAATGGTTATACCGAGGAGATTCCAAAGCCAATAATGGAAGACACCAACTTTATCAAGGATACGATTAAGCAGGCAGTTGAGGCTCTTCGCACAATAGTGACTGGTATAACAGCCAACGATGAAGGAGTGGAGGAATGGTTGGAGACGAAGTACAAATCCAGTCGGATACAGTTCTTGTTGATGTGCAAATCCAAGTTGGAACCGGACAAGGAGGCTACAGTGAGtgtgatcaagaagtggattaaACACTGCAACATAGCATTCAAGATACTAATTCCCAACGAAAGAGTGATGTGTGAAGAAATCTTTGGCGAATCCTCTCCCATCTCCGAACGGTGTTTTATGCACTTTTGCTGTCATGTCAAACAAGATATTTTGAGTTTTGTCCAAGATGATATGCCTACACTGATGAATTCTCCTGAAATAACGCTGGTTTTCACAACAGTGCGTGACCTAATTGTTCCAGAGTTCCATTATTTCCGGGATGATGATTTCCCTCCCCAAATTGACAAGTCTACTTCTTGTGAAGTTCATCCAATTACCATGAAAGTAATGCACCGCCTGG GAGTATGA
- the LOC107622504 gene encoding uncharacterized protein LOC107622504 isoform X2: MANVNYILKKAYDFRFELTEEDDWVKDQAWKIQRCRNQYWDKQAELLGFLKQHNENATQASVKKMLFSFGENMFLDNNTYANDEELELSMVESFIPNCESLVKIFCALLNGNQETEIDDTEWQSFEDESQETPLLRVRGSSIASS; this comes from the exons ATGGCTAATGTTAATTACATATTAAAGAAGGCCTACGACTTTAGATTTGAATTAACTGAGGAGGATGATTGGGTCAAAGATCAAGCGTGGAAAATTCAAAGGTGCCGTAACCAATACTGGGACAAGCAGGCTGAGTTGCTGGGCTTTCTGAAGCAGCATAATGAGAATGCGACTCAAGCTTCAGTGAAGAAGATGCTATTTTCATTcggtgaaaacatgtttcttgaCAACAACACCTATGCTAATGACGAAGAACTAGAATTATCAATGGTCGAGTCCTTTATCCCAAATTGTGAAAGTCTCGTTAAGATATTCTGTGCTTTACTGAATGGCAATCAAGAAACAGAGATAGACGATACTGAATGGCAATCTTTTGAAGATGAAAGCCAAG AGACGCCGTTGCTTAGAGTTCGAGGTAGCTCTATTGCTTCGAGTTAG
- the LOC107622504 gene encoding uncharacterized protein LOC107622504 isoform X1 has protein sequence MANVNYILKKAYDFRFELTEEDDWVKDQAWKIQRCRNQYWDKQAELLGFLKQHNENATQASVKKMLFSFGENMFLDNNTYANDEELELSMVESFIPNCESLVKIFCALLNGNQETEIDDTEWQSFEDESQDDETPLLRVRGSSIASS, from the exons ATGGCTAATGTTAATTACATATTAAAGAAGGCCTACGACTTTAGATTTGAATTAACTGAGGAGGATGATTGGGTCAAAGATCAAGCGTGGAAAATTCAAAGGTGCCGTAACCAATACTGGGACAAGCAGGCTGAGTTGCTGGGCTTTCTGAAGCAGCATAATGAGAATGCGACTCAAGCTTCAGTGAAGAAGATGCTATTTTCATTcggtgaaaacatgtttcttgaCAACAACACCTATGCTAATGACGAAGAACTAGAATTATCAATGGTCGAGTCCTTTATCCCAAATTGTGAAAGTCTCGTTAAGATATTCTGTGCTTTACTGAATGGCAATCAAGAAACAGAGATAGACGATACTGAATGGCAATCTTTTGAAGATGAAAGCCAAG ATGATGAGACGCCGTTGCTTAGAGTTCGAGGTAGCTCTATTGCTTCGAGTTAG
- the LOC107622682 gene encoding RNA polymerase I-specific transcription initiation factor RRN3: MGRVSGTEKQEFTEMEDPEFTDSQLICHVRDALLAVTLGDRENYDELVGYLHRKESLNPDQIALLETTLKALSGTVSCIDSVHHESLLSAVYRMSLWNYGTSIMDALVELIVSLAASNGKYIDWSLEMLVNNFTPPNHLMDSLKQESGIEKKNKVLSRVHAAFEAIAVLVPLAPLRLSPIVVQRMPLTYSKGPEILMYVENMLKLESGAIGEIIGVTMLPAIVDRLIELDVEIGWDGLLQEDAKGIFEMELEDAEFADADGDDNLPAAEYLNRKSLEGNTIAEKLDSLIELAFLHLESCQSSGRLSEVFNVLVRSFQRTILNAYKSKFTQFVVFYACALDPEDCGEKFAMVLTEMFLSNVNPPNTRMSAVAYLASYLSRAKFVSAALVASILQRLVDWCLNYCKSHDSVMNPRAHQVFYSGCQALMYLLCFRMRSLMDAPRLKMQLLNMPMEPILQHKLNPLKVCLPTVVVEFLRQAKAAKLFMTSESFAFDDMLESDLSRAFGGIDRLDMFFPFDPCLLKKSESYIRPHFARWSKIKCDGADDGEFSESGSDASDDEFADMNENDMIEDDMTVSVQAGLDFNPDLNRMSITPKNKSLLHFQQQNARMPARIRPSTSPESL; encoded by the exons ATGGGAAGGGTTAGTGGAACCGAGAAGCAAGAGTTTACTGAGATGGAGGACCCTGAATTCACTGATTCTCAGCTAATTTGTCATGTTAGAGATGCACTTTTAGCAGTCACTTTG GGTGACAGAGAGAATTATGATGAGCTTGTTGGTTATTTGCACCGGAAAGAGAGTCTTAATCCCGATCAGATTGCTCTACTTGAG ACAACTTTGAAGGCCCTCTCTGGAACAGTCTCATGTATAGATTCTGTTCATCACGAATCTCTTCTTTCTGCA GTTTATAGAATGAGCCTGTGGAATTATGGAACTTCTATTATGGATGCACTGGTTGAGCTGATTGTATCCTTG GCTGCTTCGAATGGGAAATATATCGATTGGTCTTTGGAGATGCTTGTGAATAACTTCACTCCACCTAATCACCTCATGGATAGTCTGAAGCAGGAGAGTGGAATTGAAAAGAAGAATAAAGTTCTGTCTCGTGTGCATGCTGCTTTTGAAGCCATAGCTGTTTTGGTGCCTCTTGCCCCTTTGCGACTCTCTCCAATAGTTGTCCAGAGGATGCCCTTAACCTACAGTAAGGGACCG GAGATTCTCATGTACGTGGAGAACATGTTAAAGTTGGAAAGTGGTGCAATTGGAGAAATTATTGGTGTTACGATGCTGCCTGCTATTGTAGATAGGTTGATAGAACTCGAT GTCGAAATTGGATGGGATGGCCTCTTGCAGGAAGATGCCAAAGGCATATTTGAAATGGAATTAGAGGATGCCGAATTTGCGGATGCGGATGGGGATGATAATCTG cCTGCTGCAGAATATTTAAATAGGAAAAGTTTGGAGGGAAACACAATTGCTGAGAAATTAGATAGCTTGATTGAGCTGGCTTTTTTGCATCTTGAGTCCTGTCAAAGCAGTGGCCGTTTGTCTGAG gtATTTAATGTTCTAGTGAGATCATTTCAAAGGACTATTTTGAATGCCTACAAGTCAAAATTCACCCag TTTGTAGTGTTCTATGCATGTGCACTTGATCCTGAAGATTGTGGGGAGAAGTTCGCCATGGTTCTTACAGAGATGTTTCTTAGCAATGTTAATCCCCCCAATACTAG GATGAGTGCTGTTGCTTATCTTGCTAGTTATTTGTCGCGTGCAAAGTTTGTTTCAGCGGCATTAGTTGCTAGCATCTTACAAAG ATTGGTAGATTGGTGTCTTAACTATTGCAAGTCACATGATTCTGTTATGAACCCGCGAGCACATCAAGTTTTTTATTCTGGTTGTCAG GCTCTCATGTATTTGCTGTGTTTTCGAATGAGATCTCTGATGGATGCTCCAAGGCTCAAAATGCAACTTCTAAATATGCCCATGGAGCCAATCTTGCAACATAAATTGAATCCTTTGAAG GTTTGTCTACCTACTGTAGTAGTGGAATTCCTAAGACAAGCAAAGGCTGCTAAGCTCTTCATGACATCGGAATCATTTGCCTTCGATGATATGCTCGAATCTGATCTTTCGAGGGCATTTGGCGGGATAGATAGACTCGACATGTTTTTTCCTTTTGATCCTTGTTTACTGAAGAAAAGTGAAAG TTACATAAGGCCACATTTTGCACGCTGGTCAAAGATCAAATGTGATGGCGCCGACGATGGCGAATTCAGTGAAAGTGGCAGCGATGCATCTGATGACGAATTTGCCGACATGAATGAGAATGATATGATTGAAGATGACATGACAGTGAGTGTACAAGCAGGTTTGGATTTCAACCCCGACTTGAATAGAATGTCTATCACGCCCAAGAACAAGTCTTTGTTACATTTTCAACAGCAAAATGCAAGAATGCCCGCAAGAATCAGACCATCCACTAGTCCGGAGTCTTTGTAA
- the LOC107623881 gene encoding actin-related protein 6 → MEETFLIDDVKEKLCFVSLDVPRDLRLARESGKENLFRCTYVLPDGITYTKGFVKHPERIHNYLALKDGTCGFPPLPEETKGNMNRPEIAEMPQDRNRIDLSKNEFDLTNERFLVPEMIFQPANLGMNEAGLAECIVRAVNSCHPHLHPVLYESIILTGGSTLFPQFSERLEKELRPLVPDDYHVKITTQEDPILGVWRGGSLLASSPDFEAMCVTKSEYEELGSARCRKRFFH, encoded by the exons ATGGAGGAGACCTTCCTCATTGATGATGTCAAAGAGAAGCTCTGTTTCGTCTCCCTTGATGTGCCGCGCGATCTCCGCCTTGCCAG gGAAAGTGGAAAAGAAAATCTCTTCAGGTGCACATATGTGCTTCCCGATGGTATCACATACACCAAGGGTTTTGTTAAGCATCCAGAGCGAATACACAACTATCTTGCCTTGAAGGATGGCACTTGTGGCTTTcctcctcttccagaggaaacaAAGGGGAATATGAACCGCCCGGAAATTGCTGAGATGCCTCAAGACCGAAACAGAATTGATCTATCGAAAAAT GAATTTGACTTGACAAATGAACGGTTTCTTGTCCCTGAGATGATCTTCCAACCTGCCAATTTGG GTATGAATGAAGCTGGGCTAGCAGAATGTATTGTTCGAGCTGTCAATTCGTGCCATCCACATCTCCACCCTGTACTCTATGAAAG CATAATTTTAACCGGCGGAAGCACGCTGTTTCCTCAGTTTTCTGAGAGATT AGAGAAGGAGCTCCGACCACTAGTTCCCGATGACTATCATGTGAAGATAACTACTCAAGAAGA TCCCATACTAGGTGTTTGGCGAGGAGGATCTCTGTTGGCGTCAAGTCCAGATTTTGAAGCAATGTGTGTAACTAAGTCTGAGTATGAGGAGCTTGGTTCTGCTAGATGTCGCAAGAGATTCTTTCATTAA
- the LOC107619865 gene encoding uncharacterized protein LOC107619865: MVPPEIIDLTEGAASPPPPSRFSDGPTILNFAVVDPVLSDFQNHVTTTSVWPPSMHIYDPSANPSYYHYQGSNNNSSSFFFQPYMHAHHHHQPDCLTADWTLRDHELFMMGLSNYGRGHWNKIARHYLHNKTPQQVQSYANRFFSHQPPSPPPSSSTHFYNFRIRNPSSSSTYPSSGDEPIKKTLMLFPEKKEHNEMFGTRETATTTTNTAANNYDQYGFLFGIIPTTTTIGASSSSFMSGSGNYYEEIDLELRLGSS, encoded by the exons ATGGTGCCTCCTGAAATTATTGATCTTACAGAAGGAGCAGCATCTCCTCCACCACCATCAAGATTTTCAGATGGACCAACAATCCTTAACTTTGCTGTGGTCGATCCGGTCctgtccgattttcagaaccatgtTACTACTACTAGTGTGTGGCCACCTTCAATGCATATCTATGATCCTTCTGCTAATCCTtcttattatcattatcaaggtTCTAATAATAATAGTAGCAGCTTCTTCTTCCAACCCTACATGCatgctcatcatcatcatcaacccgATTGCCTCACTGCTGATTGGACTCTCAGAGACCATGA GTTATTTATGATGGGACTAAGCAATTATGGAAGAGGACATTGGAATAAAATAGCTAGACACTATCTTCATAACAAGACACCACAACAAGTTCAGAGCTATGCTAATAGATTCTTTAGCCACcaaccaccatcaccaccaccatcatcatcaacacACTTCTACAACTTTAGAATAAGAAACCCATCCTCATCATCAACATACCCTTCTTCCGGAGATGAACCAATTAAGAAAACGCTCATGCTTTTTCCGGAGAAGAAAGAGCATAATGAAATGTTTGGTACTAGAGAAACCGCCACTACTACTACCAATACCGCCGCTAATAACTATGATCAATATGGATTCTTGTTTGGAATAATCCCAACAACAACTACTATTGGTGCAAGCTCTTCTTCTTTCATGAGTGGTAGTGGAAACTATTATGAAGAAATTGATTTGGAGTTGCGTTTGGGTAGTAGTTGA
- the LOC107619866 gene encoding monosaccharide-sensing protein 2-like, producing MQEIIIVAAAATLGNLLIGWDSSTIAGGMGYIKREFKLDPTVEGMIVSTSFFTGTIVTIFSGKVSDMIGRRPMLIGSSIMFFLSGLAMLWAPNVAFIVFSRLLDGIGIALAVTITPVYISEIAPPEIRGLLNTLPQFSCSLGMFLAYIWMFSMSLLESPSWRAMLGVVSIPSVAYFFLVVFFLPESPPWLVSKSRISEARKVLQRIRGQEDVSGELALLAEGMNPGGESTIIEEYIITPAGSTEQISNMESAKDCIKLYGPNQGVSMIAHPISNVHGGGSILALSRQGSLAGQATPGLKDPIVNLFGSMHESDHHHHHHHDLAAQSIDQGSFGTHHDNLQAPLLSRQGSSVVDRSRFYKRSSSMRGSNGNLAAQGETATKATNIGGGWQLAYKAVDGKKEGGFQRLYLHADPSIGAGSQHGSFVGNSGTDLQLALERGESFQAAALVSQSVLALNKDNTIKPEAVANKGSGWGALLEPGVKRALIVGIGLQALQQAAGINGFLYYAPQILEEAGVGALLSSFGITETSASLLVNVIITFSMLPCIALSMKLMDIAGRRALLLNTIPILIVSLTVLVLRDSFPMISIVNAAVTATCVIVYESIFCMGFGVIPNIICAEIFPTSVRGICISICALTFWISTLIVTSSFPFLLHQIGLTGVFSLFVCGCLISWVFVYTKVPETKGMPLEVIIEFFTIGAKPGADPATMAS from the exons ATGCAGGAGATTATaattgttgctgctgctgctactCTAGGGAATCTGCTTATTGGATGGGATAGTTCAACAATTGCAG GTGGCATGGGCTACATCAAGAGGGAATTCAAACTTGATCCCACAGTTGAGGGAATGATTGTTTCCACCTCCTTCTTCACCGGCACCATCGTGACGATCTTCTCCGGAAAAGTATCCGACATGATCGGCCGGCGACCGATGCTCATAGGATCATCCATAATGTTCTTCCTAAGTGGTCTAGCCATGTTATGGGCTCCAAATGTTGCCTTCATAGTGTTCTCAAGACTCTTAGACGGCATCGGAATCGCCCTCGCCGTCACGATAACCCCGGTCTACATCTCGGAGATTGCGCCGCCGGAGATCAGAGGCTTGCTGAACACGCTACCGCAGTTCTCATGCTCTTTGGGAATGTTCTTGGCTTACATTTGGATGTTTTCAATGTCCCTTTTGGAATCTCCAAGTTGGAGAGCAATGCTTGGTGTAGTTTCAATTCCTTCTGTTGCTTATTTCTTCTTGGTTGTCTTCTTTCTTCCTGAATCTCCTCCATGGTTGGTAAGCAAAAGTAGGATTTCAGAGGCTAGGAAGGTTCTTCAGAGAATTCGTGGCCAAGAAGATGTTTCAG GAGAACTAGCATTGTTGGCAGAGGGTATGAACCCTGGAGGAGAATCAACCATCATTGAAGAATACATAATAACCCCAGCAGGAAGTACTGAACAAATATCAAACATGGAATCAGCAAAAGATTGCATAAAACTTTATGGACCAAACCAGGGAGTTTCAATGATTGCTCATCCAATCAGCAATGTACATGGTGGCGGTAGCATCCTAGCGCTGTCGCGACAAGGAAGCCTTGCCGGGCAAGCAACCCCCGGCCTCAAGGACCCTATTGTGAATCTCTTTGGTAGCATGCATGAGagtgatcatcatcatcatcatcatcatgatctTGCTGCACAAAGCATTGATCAAGGCTCTTTTGGCACCCACCATGACAATTTGCAAGCTCCATTGCTCTCAAGGCAAGGTAGTAGTGTTGTGGATAGGAGTAGATTTTATAAGAGGAGCAGCAGCATGAGAGGAAGTAATGGTAACTTGGCTGCCCAGGGTGAAACCGCCACTAag GCAACAAACATTGGTGGGGGTTGGCAATTGGCATATAAAGCAGTGGATGGAAAAAAGGAAGGAGGGTTCCAAAGGTTGTATTTGCATGCAGACCCTTCCATTGGTGCAGGGTCTCAGCATGGTTCATTTGTTGGGAATTCAGGGACTGATTTGCAATTAGCATTAGAGCGTGGTGAATCATTTCAAGCAGCAGCACTTGTGAGCCAATCAGTTCTTGCTCTTAATAAGGATAACACAATAAAGCCAGAAGCTGTTGCTAATAAAGGATCAGGCTGGGGTGCTCTGCTTGAACCTGGAGTTAAACGTGCATTGATTGTTGGAATTGGACTTCAAGCTCTTCAACAG GCTGCTGGCATAAATGGATTTCTATATTATGCTCCTCAAATCCTTGAGGAAGCAGGTGTTGGGGCACTTCTTTCAAGTTTTGGGATTACTGAAACATCAGCTTCTTTACTCGTAAATGTCATTATAACATTTTCTATGCTCCCTTGCATTGCTCTTTCCATGAAACTCATGGATATTGCAGGGAGGAG GGCACTATTGCTCAACACAATCCCCATCTTGATAGTGTCTCTAACAGTACTAGTACTAAGGGATTCATTCCCCATGATTTCTATTGTGAATGCAGCAGTAACAGCAACATGTGTCATTGTCTATGAGAGCATCTTCTGCATGGGATTTGGTGTGATTCCCAACATTATTTGTGCAGAGATTTTCCCAACAAGTGTGAGAGGAATATGCATCTCAATTTGTGCACTCACATTTTGGATCAGCACATTGATTGTCACATCTTCATTCCCATTCTTGCTGCATCAAATTGGACTCACTGGTGTCTTTTCATTGTTTGTTTGTGGTTGCCTCATTTCATGGGTGTTTGTTTACACAAAAGTTCCTGAGACAAAGGGCATGCCTTTAGAAGTCATCATCGAGTTCTTCACCATTGGTGCTAAGCCTGGAGCTGATCCTGCCACCATGGCAAGCTAA